From the genome of Bacteroidales bacterium:
TCCAAGGTTCAGCCAGGGCCAGGATATTTCGGCGTTGAGGTAAAAATATTCCCAGTAGGTCCAGAAAACAATCAGGGCGAAATAGCCAGATTTTCCGGGTACAGCTCTCCGCACCAGATGAAACAACCAGAAAATCAGCGCCATGAGAAAGGAATTGATCACAACGGCCGCAACCATGCCCACTGCTGATGCATTCCATATCCACCATGTGTCAGCAAGGTTCCAGATGCCAAAAGCCAGCCATGCATAAAGAAATACATTGACAGAGGCATACCGGTTTTTGTTGGCAAGAAAGAAGTCTTCGACGAACAGCAGGGGGATGAAACCCGCCAGGATAAACAACCCGCTGGCCCATTGAAACCATCCGAGACTCAGAATCAGACCACTTGCAACCGCCAGAAATATACGTACTCTCCTGCTCATTGTTCCTGCAATTTTTAAAAATGCAAATCTAATGTCTTTCGGAAATTTTACCATATATCGTAAAGGCCAGGGATTGTTTAAAATTCTGTATGGGGATGTTTCAAAACTTCGTTTTCAACATCCCCGAGCCGGTTTGCATTCTGTTCCAATCGGCTGAAATCGAACATTTTAATTAACCGGGAACACCAGAAGCCATTCCGATAAAATTGACTGGAACGAATGGAACAGTTTTTGGTATAAAATGTTAATAGTTTGTAATTTTGGGGTTTCGTGCCGGAAAGGGTGCATGACGATTTCATCAGAACAGGCCTTTGTTCAGTAAATAAAGGCCTTTCTGACCCGGCAGGGGGGAGAAAATACGTTTATAAGTAGTTTTTTTCAGGGTTATGGATTTTGTAGTCGTTATCAAGGGGATAATTATCGGATTGATGGTTTCGGTACCTTTAGGCCCCATGGGGATGGTGGTGGTTCAACGTACCCTGAGCAAGGGAAGGCTTTCCGGTTTCCTGTCGGGGTTGGGAGCAGCCTCAGCCGACACCCTCTTTTCTCTCATTGCCGTAATGGGGTTTGGTTTTATTATTGATTTTGTCGAAGAAAAACGGTTTTATTTTGAAATTGTCGGAAGCTTATTCGTCATCTACATAGGATTGCGAATTTTTTACTCCAATCCTGTGACACAGATCCGGCGCCGGCAGAAGAAAAATACCCTCTTTGCCGATTACATTACTGTATTTTTAATGACCTTCTCCAACCCACTGGCCATATTTGTTTTCCTTGCCCTGTTTGCAGCAGTGCACTTTGTTACCGAGAGCCAACATTATCTGACATCCTTCCTCATAGTACTTGGCGTTTTTGCGGGAGCCAGCCTCTGGTGGTTCACCATTACAACGCTGGTAAGCCTGTACCGGCAGAAATTTCGTCTGAAAAGACTCTGGTGGCTGAACAAAATCACAGGGGCCATTATTTCCCTCCTCGGGCTTATTGCGCTGATTAAGGTTTTCTTCA
Proteins encoded in this window:
- a CDS encoding LysE family transporter, encoding MDFVVVIKGIIIGLMVSVPLGPMGMVVVQRTLSKGRLSGFLSGLGAASADTLFSLIAVMGFGFIIDFVEEKRFYFEIVGSLFVIYIGLRIFYSNPVTQIRRRQKKNTLFADYITVFLMTFSNPLAIFVFLALFAAVHFVTESQHYLTSFLIVLGVFAGASLWWFTITTLVSLYRQKFRLKRLWWLNKITGAIISLLGLIALIKVFFIPGLPL